CCACCAATTCTTCAATCGCCGATTGGTCTATTTTGTCATATGAATTCCCTGATAATACAGGATGAGTAGCTATAGCACGTACACTTTTAGCTCCCTGTTTCTTTATTAAATTAGCTGCTTCTGTTAAAGTTCCAGCCGTATCTACCATATCATCTATGAGGATAATATTTTTTTTTCTTACATTTCCTATAAGATTCATAAATTCTATTTCATTTGCTTTTTTTCTTTCTTTATAACAAACGACAACGTCTGTCCCCAAATAACCTGCATAACTCCTAGCTCTTTTAGCACCACCCATATCTGGAGAAGCTATGGTTAATTGATCTATGTTTAATTTTTTAATATAATCAATAAATATTCTAGATGCATATAAATGATCTACAGGTATATCAAAAAATCCTTGAATTTGATCTGCATGTAAATCCATAGTCATAACTCTAGTTGCTCCTGAAGCTACAATCAAATTTGCCATAAGTTTTGCGGCTATAGGAGTTCTAGGTAGATCTTTATGATCTTGTCTTGCCCATCCAAAATACGGAATCACAAGTGTAATGTTATAAGCTGAAGCCCTACTAGCAGCGTCGCACATTAATAATAATTCCATTAAATTATCTACTGGAGGAAAAGTTGACCCAATTAAAAATACTTGAGATCCACGAACAGATTCTTCGAAACAAGGAATATATTCTCCATCACTAAATTCTAAGAATCGTACTTTACCAAGAAAATTTCCATAATAAAAAGCTATATTATTTGATAATTTTAACCCGCTTCTTGTAGAAAAGAAGAGAACCTTTTGATTCATAGTTATATTTTTTTTATGCAAAAATACTCTAAATTAAAAAAGAAATATATAATTATGTGATTATGAAACAATATTTAAATTTATTAAAAAACGTATTAAAAAAGGGCGTAAAAAAGAAGGACAGAACTGGTGTAGGAACAATAAGCCTATTTGGATATCAAATGAAATTTAATTTAGAAAAAGGCTTCCCTCTTTTAACTACTAAAAAATTAAATATACGATCTATTATTTACGAATTATTGTGGTTTTTAAAAGGAGAAACAAATATTAAATTTTTAACAAATAATAAAGTTAATATTTGGAAAAATTGGTCGGATAATAATGGAGAATTAGGACCAATATATGGATTCCAATGGAGAAAATGGCCCACTTACGATGGACATTTTTTTGATCAGATAGTTCATATTATAAAAGAAATAAAACTCAATCCCGATTCTAGACGTTTAATTGTTTCTTCTTGGAATGTGGGGATGATTCAAGATATGGCATTACCTCCTTGTCATTTATTATTTCAATTTTATGTATATAAAAAAAAATTATCGTTACTTTTATATCAAAGAAGTGCAGATATTTTTATTGGATTACCATTTAATATCGCTTCTTATGCTTTGTTGCTAACCATGTTCGCTCATACTCTTAATTTAAAAGAAAAAGAACTCATTCATACCATAGGAGACGCTCATATTTATAATAATCACATTGAGCAAGTGAAACTCCAAATGAAAAGAACTCCAAGACCACTTCCTATAATAAGACTCAATTCTTCTGTGAAGAATATTTTTCAATTTCGTTTTGAAGATTTTGAATTAAAGAATTATAACCCTTTTCCTCATATTAAGGGAGATGTAGCCATTTGAAAATTCATTTTATTTTCTTTCTTTCTAATAACCAATTTTTGAAAACATTGAAATCATTGGATAAAGATATTTTTTGACTTATATTTTTTTTCTTCAAAAAAATGTCTAGTTCTGGAGTTGAAACTATTTTTTTTTGTAAAAAAAAAGGCATATGATCTAAAAATTTAATAGGATGAGCTGTTTCTAAGAAAATAGCTGGTTCTGAAGTGTTATTCATTTCTTGTAAATATTGTCTAAGACCTAAATACCCAATAGCTCCATGTGGATCTAGTATATATTTATATTTTTCCCATACCATTTTTATAACTGTCAAAGTTTCTTCATCCGTGAATTTATAAGAAGATAATTTTTTTCTTAATTGAAAGATATTTTTTTTATATAAATGCCATATTCTAGAAAAATTACTGGGATCAGCTATATCCATAGCATTTGATATAGTTTTTTTTACCGGAAGAGGATTATATTTTTCAGATTTTAAAAATCTAGGTATAGTATCATTAATATTTGTAGATGCAATAAAAAATTTTATAGGTAATCCCATTTTTTCAGCTATCATTCCTGCGCAAATATTACCAAAGTTTCCACTAGGAACTGAAAAAATTAATTCTATCGGATTTTTTACGATTATTTGTTTATAAGCTAAAAAATAATAAAACATTTGAGGGAGCCATCTCCCTATATTAATAGAATTTGCAGAAGTTAACGTATATTTTGTGTTCACATCCTTGTCTAAGAAAGCTTTTTTGACCATATTTTGACAATCATCAAAACTTCCATGTATTTCCAAAGCTAATATGTTATCACCTAATGAAGTGATTTGTTGTTTTTGTAAACAACTAATCCTATTATATGGATATAAAATAATGACTTCTATCCCATGTTTTTTATGAAACCCTTTAGCAACAGCTCCTCCGGTATCCCCTGAAGTTGCGACTAAAACCGTAATATTTTTTCCTAATTTTTCAGAAATAAAACTTAAGCATCCAGCCATAAACTGAGCTCCTACATCTTTAAAAGCTAAAGTAGGACCATGAAAAAGTTCTAATACGTGAATATTATCATGTATTTTTATCAATGGAAAAGAAAAATTTAAAGTATTATGAATAATGCTTTCGATAAATTTATTGGGGATATCTTTTCCAATATAAGGTTTTATAACATCCATTGCAATTGTATGAATATCATAAATCGGAAGTTTATGAAAAAATTGAGTTTTTAATTTAGGAATACATTGAGGCATATATAAACCACCATCAGGCGATAATCCCCTTAAAACAGCATATTCGAAGGAAACTAGATCTTTTTTATAATTTTTTAAACTGTAATATAACATACTTATTTTATAATTTTATTTGATTCCACTTTACACCTTGTTGATTGATAGGAGAAGTATAAGTTTTATAATCCACTTTTAACGGAGAATATACTCTATTCATGATCTCAGTAACTTTTTGGGCTGTATGATTTCCTTTACTGAGCATAAAAACAGAAGGTCCTGAACCAGAAATTCCCCCCCCCAAGGCGCCTATTTCTTTACATCTTATTTTTAATTCATAAAAAGCTGGTATTAGTATAGCTCGTATAGGTTCTACAATAACATCTTCTAATGATCTACTTATTAATCTATAATCTTCTTGATATAAACCAGCTACTAACGCTCCTACATTCCCCCATTGTTTAATAGCATCTGTCATTAATATTTTTTGTTTTAAAATTTCTCTAGCATCTGATGTTTTCACTTCGATTTGTGGGTGTATAATGCTGACCCATAATTCATTAGGAGTATGAAGTTTGGTAATATCCAATGGTTGATAACTTCGAATCAATGTCATTCCTCCCATAATGGCAGGTGCAACATTATCAGCATGAGCGGTTCCACTTGCTACACGTTCTCCTTCCATTGCAAAACGAATTAATTGTATAGTGCTAAAAGGGTTTCCTAATAAAATATTAGCTCCATAAACAACTCCAGCTGCACTAGCTGCACTAGATCCTATTCCACTTCCAGGATGAATATTTTTAATTAATTCGATTTCAAATCCTATTTCTTCTTCATTATCATATCTTTGTATTTGTTTATATTTTTTCAACAAAAATTGTAAAGCAACAAAAGCTACGTTTTTTCTTGGATCATTAGGCAATGATGATCCATATATTCTATTAATACGTATTCCTGGATTATTAGATTTATATAAAAAAATTTCATCTTTTGGTAAATCTAAAGCTAATCCAATAACATCAAAACCACAAGCCAAATTAGCTACAGTAGCTGGAGAAAATATTTTGATTCCTTTCATAACTTTTATTTAGTCGCTTTAATAATATCTGAAAAAACTCCAGATGCAGTAACTTCTGCACCTGCTCCTGCTCCTTTTATAATAAGAGGTTGTTCCGCATAACGATATGTGTTATATAAAACCATATTATCTTTTCCTTCTAATTGAAAAAATGGGTGAGTTTGTTTCACGCATTCTAATCCCACAAAAGCAATTCCATTTTCATAACGTGCAATAAAACGCAAACGCTTTTTATTTTTTTCCGCTTCATTTCTAATTTTAAAAAAATAATTTTTGAATCTATATAATTCTTGATAAAAATGATCTATAGATGTTGAACTTAAACAAGTTTCCGGTAGAAAGGATTTTTGATGAATGTCACTTAATTCTAATGGAGAACCACATTCTCTTGCTAAAATTAATATTTTTCGCATGACATCTAATCCACTTAAATCAATTCTAGGATCAGGTTCTGTATATCCTTTTAATTGAGCTTCTTTTACTACTTCTAAAAAAGATTTTTCTCCTATAAAATGATTAAATATAAAATTTAAACTTCCTGATAATACAGCTTCTATTTTATTGATTTTATCTCCACTATTGATGAGATCGTTTAATGTACTAATGACTGGAAGGCTAGCCCCTACATTTGTTTCAAACAAAAATGGAGCTTTAAAATGTCTGGAAAGTGTTTTTAATCTTTTGTAATGATCATAATCTGAAGAACAAGCTATTTTATTACAAGTTATAACACCAATCCCATTTTTTAAAAATTTATCATAAGTCATAGCCATTTCTTCACTAGCTGTATTATCTACAAATAAACTATTTCTTAGATTAAATTTCCATACTTCTTCCATAAAGGAATATATGTTCATGTCAATTCCTTTTTGTTTCAAATATTTTTCCCAATTACTTAAATTAATTCCATGATCATTGAAATACATTTTTTTGCTATTAGCTAATCCAATAACCCGAACTTGAAGTTTTAATTCTTCTAATAAATAATTTTGTTGTTGATCAATCTGTTCAAGCAATTTACTTCCTACTTTTCCGACTCCACAAATAAAAAGGTTAATTTGTTTCGGTGGACTTTCAAAAAAAGCTTCATGTAAAGTATTTAATGCCTTTTTAAAATCAGTTTTTCTAATAACGGCTGATATATTCTTTTCAGTAGAACCTTGTGCTATAGCTCTAACATTAATACTATTTCTTCCTAAAGCTGCAAACATTTTTCCACTAGTTCCATGAAGATTTTTCATATTATCTCCCACCACAGCAATAATACAAAGATCTTTTTCAATTCTTAATGGATCAATACGCCTTTGATGAATTTCTTGAGCAAATTCACTATCTATTACAGCTTTTGCTTTAATAACATCTGTTTCATGAATACCTGTAGTAATTGAATGTTCTGAAGAACTTTGAGTTATAAATATAACATTTATTTTTTCACGTGATAATGCTTCGAATAAACGTTTAGAATATCCAGGAATTCCTATCATTCCACTTCCTTCTAATGTAAGTAATGCCATATTTTGAATTCCAGATATACCCGTAACAGGTTGACTAATATTTGTATTTTTGTTAATATAAATCAAAGTTCCCGTCTCTAAAGGAGAGAAGGTATTTTTAATTTGTATAGGAATATGTTTCTTCATAGCAGGTTGAATTGTAGGAGGATAAATAACTTTTGCTCCGAAATGTGATAATTCCATTGCTTCCTCATAAGAAATTTCTTTTATAGGAAAAGCTTGATTCACAATTTTTGGATTTGCTGTCATCATTCCGCTTACATCTGTCCAAATTTCAAGTAAACTAGCTGATATAGCAGCAGCTAAAATAGACGCAGTATAATCAGACCCACCTCTTCCGAGAGTAGTGGTTTCATTTTCTAACGTAGAACCTATAAATCCTGGTAATACGATATATTCTGATGTTTTTTCACGAAAAAACTGAATAATATGGTGATTACTTGTAATAAAATCCACTTGAGCGCATCCAAATTGAGAATCTGTAATAATTAAATCTCTGCTATCTTTACAAGTAGCATCGAGGCCAGATTGTTTCAATTTTTCTGCGATGAGAAAAGAAGAACTCAATTCTCCAAAACTCATGATTTTATCTAAAGATCGTTTTGAAAGTTCTTCTACTTGAAAAATTCCATCACATAAATTTTCTAAATCATTCATGTTTTTTTTAATCCAACTGATTAAATGACTTTGATAAGTAATGGGAAATAATTCTCTTATAATATTAAGATGTCGAATCTCTATTTCTTCTAATATATTTTTATAAATATTTTTTCTTTCAGAAGCTAATTGCCCACATTGTATTAATTGATCTGTAATATTTCCTAATGCAGATACAACAACAGCATATCTTCCTTTTGGTTTTTTTTCTAATAAAGAACAAATACGTTTTATAGCATCAGAATGAGCGACAGAACTACCACCAAATTTTAAAACTTGCATTTTTTAATTATTTTTTAAAACAATTTTCCCAACTTAAAGATGTTAACAAAAATAATGATTATTTATGGAGGTGTGTTTTTTATTCTTTTGATTGATATGAAAATTTTTTTCATGTATACACAAAAAACTAAAATTTTTCATAAATAATATAATGATCAAAGACTTTTTAGCATATAATAACGATTCTATTTATCTCTCATTATTATAAATATTTCATAACTTTAAACTTACTGTTGTTTTGGCTGCAACGAATGTTATGTTTATGAATTAAATTAAAGAAAGTATATGCATTTAACTTCTTATGAAAAGGAAAAAATTCTTCTGCACATGGCTGGAGAATTGGCAAAAAAACGTTTAAAAAGAGGATTAAGATTGAATTATCCTGAATCTTTAGCTTTAATTACTCATTATGTAATGGAAGGAGCTCGTGATGGAAAAACAGTAAAAGATATCATGGATGAAGCAGGAAATATTCTGAATGATGAACAAGTTATGGATGGAGTGCATGAATTACTTAATAATGTTCAAATAGAAGCTACTTTTCCTGATGGAACAAAATTAGTAACAATACATCATCCTATTAAAAAAAATAGAAAAAAAAATTCTAGTATCATTCCAGGACAATATGACCTCCTCAAAGAAGAGATAGTGTTATTAGCTGGGAGATCTCGTATAGAACGAATAGTTTCTAATACAGGAACTCGGCCTATTCAAGTAGGATCTCATTTTCATTTTTATGAAACAAATTCTGCTCTTCTTTTTGAGAGAGAAGGAACTAAAGGGTATAGACTTGATATCCCTTCTGGGAGATCTGTTCGTTTTGAACCAGGAGAAACAAAAGAAATTGTATTAGTAGAAATTGGAGGAAGTAAAAAAATTTACGGATTTTCAGGAAAAGAAAATACAGATATATGAAAAAAATAGATAGAGAATCTTATGCAAGTATGTATGGCCCCACTAAAGGAGATAAAATTCGTTTAGGAGATACATCATTATGGATTGAAATAGAAAAAGATTATACTATTTATGGAGATGAATGTGTTTTTGGGGGGGGGAAAGTGATTAGAGATGGAATGGGACAACATCCATTTGCCATAAGAGATGAAGGAGTTTTAGATTTAGTGTTAACTAATGCTATTATTATAGATTATTGGGGAATCGTAAAAGCGGATATAGGAATTAAAAATGGTATAATTGTTGGAATAGGAAAATCCGGTAATCCATATTTTATGGACGGCGTAGCTTCTAATATGTATATTGGAGCAGGAACAGAAGTGATTTCTTCAGAAAATATTATTGTAACAGCTGGGAGTGTAGATGGTCATGTTCATTATATATGTCCACAATTGTTTGAAGTCGCATTAGAAAGTGGAACAACTACTATTATTGGAGGAGGATCCGGTCCGGCTACTGGAACTATAGCTACAAATTGTACTTCAGGTGTATGGAACATTCAAAGAATGTTAAAAAGTACAGATCATATTCCCATTAATTTTATTTTTCTTGCGAGTGGAAATAGTTCTCGTCCTGAAGCTTTAATTGAGCAAATAAAAGCTGGTGCAGGTGGATTAAAAATACATGAAGATTGGGGAAGTACTTTCCATGTTATAGATCAATGTTTAAATGTTGCAGAAAAATTGGATGTTCAAGTTAATATACATACAGATTCATTAAATGAATCAGGTTATGTAGAAGATACTTTAAAAATATTCAAAAATAGAACAATTCATACTTATCATACAGAAGGAGCTGGGGGGGGACATGCTCCTGATTTACTAAAAGTGATATCGTATTCCAATATTTTACCTTCATCAACAAGTCCTACTATGCCTTATACTTGCAACACTATAGATGAACATTTGGATATGTTAATGATTTGTCATCATTTAGACTCTAATTTACCAGAAGATATTGCTTTTGCCAAATCACGTATAAGATCTGAAACTATTAGCGCAGAAGGAATTTTACATGATATAGGAGCCATTAGTATGACTAGTTCAGATTCTCAAGCGATGGGAAGAATCGGTGAAATCGTGAAACGAACATGGCAAACAGCTGATAAAATGAAAAAACAAAGAGGTTCTCTTAACGAAGACCATTTAAAAAATGATAATTTTAGGGTTAAAAGATACATTTCAAAATATACTATAAATCCTGCTATTACTCATGGAATTTCTGAATATGTAGGGTCTATTCATGTAGGAAAAATGGCAGATTTAGTCTTATGGAAACCTTCTTTTTTTGGAGTTAAACCTGAACTAGTTATAAAAAGTGGAATGATTGTTTATGCTGGAATGGGAGACCCTAATGCAACTATTCCGACTCCTCAACCATTTATGTATAGAAAAATGTTTGGGTATTTCGAACCGAAATTAAGCAGTGTTTTTGTTTCAGTAAATGCAATAAATAATGGTTTTTTTGAAAAAAATGAAATTAAAAAACAAGTAAAAATAATAAAAGGGTGTCGGAATTTATCTAAAAAAAACATGATTTTAAATGAAAATACACCCAATTTAGAAGTAGATCCAAAAACATATAATGTCTATGTAAATGGAGAAAAAATAATCTCTCATCCTTCTGATGTTTTACCACTTTCTCAAAGATATTTTTTATTCTAAAAAAAATACCCAGGGCGGGATTCGAACCCGCATGATGTAAATCACTGGATTTTGAGTCCAGCGCGTATACCTGTTTCGCCACCTGGGTTTTTTTTCATATTTATTTGTAATTAACTTAAAATAAGTTTTTCTATTTTTATTTTAAGTTTTTTTAAAAAAGTTAATCCTTCATTATTTTTTTCATATAAATAAATAACTCTTTTTAGATTAGATAAATAAATTAATTTACAACATTCTCTACATGGAAAATGTGTGATGTATATGGCTCCCCCTTCACAAGATAAAGATGAAGAAGACATTTTTAATATTGCATTCGCTTCTGCATGTATAACATACCATTTAGTATCTCCATTATGATCTTCACATATATCATCAAATCCATTTGGAGTACAATTATATCCATAAGATACGATTTGATTGCTTTTAACTATAACAGCTCCTACTTTTTTTTTTACAATAAGAAAATTTTGAATGTTCAATGGCTATATTCATGTATATCGTGTCATCGTATTTTTTATCAATTTTATAAGTCATTATATAAGTAAATATGAAAAAAATATATAGTTCTCAAAATACAGAAATTAAAGATTTGATAAAAATTTATAGAAAAAAAAATTATATGAATACTTTTCTTGTTGAAGGCATAAAAGAATTTAAAATGGCTATAAAAGGGAATTTTTATCCACAAAAAATATTTATATGTGAAAAAATATTTCATGAATATGATATGGTTCAGTCATTTCATTCTATAACTTTTATTATTAGTATGAAAATTTTTAAAAAATTAGCATATAGAAATAATTCTGGTGGAATTCTTGCTTTGTTTAAAGAAAAAAAATATATGAATCAATTGAAAAATATAAAACTTGTTCATCATTATTCTTCTTTAATACTTATTCTAGATGGGATAGAAAAACCTGGAAATATAGGTGCTATGTTAAGAATAGCGGATGCTGCAGACATTCATATGATTATACTATGTAACATGAAGACTTATATGTATAATTCTAATATTATCAGATGTAGTTTAGGAAGTATTTTCACAAGAAATATTTTCCTTGAAAAAATAGAATCCGTTATATGTTGGTTACAACAAAATAAAATACAGATTATAACAACAGGATTCTGTAGGCATAAAAAAGCAATAAATTTGTATCATATTCAATTTTATCATTATAAAAATATAGCTATTGTTTTTGGTTCTGAAAATAAAGGTGTATCCAATATTTGGTTAAAAAAAGCTAATAAAATTATAACTATTCCTATGTTTGGAAACGTAGATTCGTTAAATGTTAGTACTGCAATGTCTATAGTCATATATGAAATTATTAGACAAAAAAAATATATTAAATAATATTTTGTTTTTCATATGTATAATCTATTTTTAAGTTTTTTTTTTGGGAAGCTTCTACAGATAAGCGATCACAATAATCATTAATGTAATGAGAATTATGACTTTTTATCCAATAAAATGTAATAAAATGTTCATAATATAAATCTAAAAATCTCTTCCATAAATCTACATTTTTTTTATTGTGAAAATTATTTTTTTCCCATTTATAAATCCATTTATTTTGTACAGTATTTATTATGTATTTAGAGTCAGTAAAAACAACGATATTTTGTTTTTTATTTTTTATTTTTTCTAATCCTACTATTACTGATAATAGTTCCATCCTATTATTTGTTGTATAACGAAATCCTTCAGAAATTGTTTTTCTATTATAAAAATGATAAAAAAATATTTCTATAAAAATTCCATATCCTCCCGGTCCAGGATTTCCTTTTGAAGAACCGTCAGTATAAATATGAATTTTTTTATTCACAAATTATTCATATTATTTGTTTCTTTCACGTTCAAATTTTTCCAATTGATATTTAATTAAATTAAAACATTTTTCTTTCAGATTATTTTTATCTTTTAAGGATAAATTTTTTGTTGATATAGAATGATGTTGTTTTATCCTTATTTTTCCTGGTTTTCCTTTTATCATAGAAGAACTGGGAAATTTTGTTTTTATGTCAGCTATAGTGAAAGGAATAATAGGGATTTTTTTTATAATGGCAATAAAAAAAGCCCCACTTTTAAAATGGTCCAATAAAATATAAGGTTTAGGAACTCCACCTTCTGGAAAAATACAAACACTTTTCCCAGAATCCACTTTATTTTCTATTTTTTTAAATACTTGTATACAACTTGATAAATTTTTTCTATCAATAAGAATATTACTTTTTTTATAAACAAATCCAAAAAAAGGAAGTTTAGCTAATTCTGCTTTTCCAACAAAAACCAAAGGATGATTTCTCATCAGAGAATAAATTAACATAATATCCATAATAGAACTGTGATTACTGATAATTACATATTGTTGATTTTTATCTAAAATTTCTTTATCTTTTTCTAATACATACCAAAATCCCATAAGAAAAAGATTACTTCTGGCCCACATTTGGTGAAACCAATATGCAATGGGATAATGTTTTTCTTTGAAAAGAAATGGAATAGAAGCTCCTGCCCATAA
This DNA window, taken from Blattabacterium sp. (Nauphoeta cinerea), encodes the following:
- a CDS encoding TrmH family RNA methyltransferase gives rise to the protein MKKIYSSQNTEIKDLIKIYRKKNYMNTFLVEGIKEFKMAIKGNFYPQKIFICEKIFHEYDMVQSFHSITFIISMKIFKKLAYRNNSGGILALFKEKKYMNQLKNIKLVHHYSSLILILDGIEKPGNIGAMLRIADAADIHMIILCNMKTYMYNSNIIRCSLGSIFTRNIFLEKIESVICWLQQNKIQIITTGFCRHKKAINLYHIQFYHYKNIAIVFGSENKGVSNIWLKKANKIITIPMFGNVDSLNVSTAMSIVIYEIIRQKKYIK
- a CDS encoding thymidylate synthase produces the protein MKQYLNLLKNVLKKGVKKKDRTGVGTISLFGYQMKFNLEKGFPLLTTKKLNIRSIIYELLWFLKGETNIKFLTNNKVNIWKNWSDNNGELGPIYGFQWRKWPTYDGHFFDQIVHIIKEIKLNPDSRRLIVSSWNVGMIQDMALPPCHLLFQFYVYKKKLSLLLYQRSADIFIGLPFNIASYALLLTMFAHTLNLKEKELIHTIGDAHIYNNHIEQVKLQMKRTPRPLPIIRLNSSVKNIFQFRFEDFELKNYNPFPHIKGDVAI
- a CDS encoding homoserine kinase: MKGIKIFSPATVANLACGFDVIGLALDLPKDEIFLYKSNNPGIRINRIYGSSLPNDPRKNVAFVALQFLLKKYKQIQRYDNEEEIGFEIELIKNIHPGSGIGSSAASAAGVVYGANILLGNPFSTIQLIRFAMEGERVASGTAHADNVAPAIMGGMTLIRSYQPLDITKLHTPNELWVSIIHPQIEVKTSDAREILKQKILMTDAIKQWGNVGALVAGLYQEDYRLISRSLEDVIVEPIRAILIPAFYELKIRCKEIGALGGGISGSGPSVFMLSKGNHTAQKVTEIMNRVYSPLKVDYKTYTSPINQQGVKWNQIKL
- a CDS encoding urease subunit gamma; its protein translation is MHLTSYEKEKILLHMAGELAKKRLKRGLRLNYPESLALITHYVMEGARDGKTVKDIMDEAGNILNDEQVMDGVHELLNNVQIEATFPDGTKLVTIHHPIKKNRKKNSSIIPGQYDLLKEEIVLLAGRSRIERIVSNTGTRPIQVGSHFHFYETNSALLFEREGTKGYRLDIPSGRSVRFEPGETKEIVLVEIGGSKKIYGFSGKENTDI
- the thrA gene encoding bifunctional aspartate kinase/homoserine dehydrogenase I, with protein sequence MQVLKFGGSSVAHSDAIKRICSLLEKKPKGRYAVVVSALGNITDQLIQCGQLASERKNIYKNILEEIEIRHLNIIRELFPITYQSHLISWIKKNMNDLENLCDGIFQVEELSKRSLDKIMSFGELSSSFLIAEKLKQSGLDATCKDSRDLIITDSQFGCAQVDFITSNHHIIQFFREKTSEYIVLPGFIGSTLENETTTLGRGGSDYTASILAAAISASLLEIWTDVSGMMTANPKIVNQAFPIKEISYEEAMELSHFGAKVIYPPTIQPAMKKHIPIQIKNTFSPLETGTLIYINKNTNISQPVTGISGIQNMALLTLEGSGMIGIPGYSKRLFEALSREKINVIFITQSSSEHSITTGIHETDVIKAKAVIDSEFAQEIHQRRIDPLRIEKDLCIIAVVGDNMKNLHGTSGKMFAALGRNSINVRAIAQGSTEKNISAVIRKTDFKKALNTLHEAFFESPPKQINLFICGVGKVGSKLLEQIDQQQNYLLEELKLQVRVIGLANSKKMYFNDHGINLSNWEKYLKQKGIDMNIYSFMEEVWKFNLRNSLFVDNTASEEMAMTYDKFLKNGIGVITCNKIACSSDYDHYKRLKTLSRHFKAPFLFETNVGASLPVISTLNDLINSGDKINKIEAVLSGSLNFIFNHFIGEKSFLEVVKEAQLKGYTEPDPRIDLSGLDVMRKILILARECGSPLELSDIHQKSFLPETCLSSTSIDHFYQELYRFKNYFFKIRNEAEKNKKRLRFIARYENGIAFVGLECVKQTHPFFQLEGKDNMVLYNTYRYAEQPLIIKGAGAGAEVTASGVFSDIIKATK
- the thrC gene encoding threonine synthase, with translation MLYYSLKNYKKDLVSFEYAVLRGLSPDGGLYMPQCIPKLKTQFFHKLPIYDIHTIAMDVIKPYIGKDIPNKFIESIIHNTLNFSFPLIKIHDNIHVLELFHGPTLAFKDVGAQFMAGCLSFISEKLGKNITVLVATSGDTGGAVAKGFHKKHGIEVIILYPYNRISCLQKQQITSLGDNILALEIHGSFDDCQNMVKKAFLDKDVNTKYTLTSANSINIGRWLPQMFYYFLAYKQIIVKNPIELIFSVPSGNFGNICAGMIAEKMGLPIKFFIASTNINDTIPRFLKSEKYNPLPVKKTISNAMDIADPSNFSRIWHLYKKNIFQLRKKLSSYKFTDEETLTVIKMVWEKYKYILDPHGAIGYLGLRQYLQEMNNTSEPAIFLETAHPIKFLDHMPFFLQKKIVSTPELDIFLKKKNISQKISLSNDFNVFKNWLLERKKIK
- a CDS encoding deaminase, with the translated sequence MNIQNFLIVKKKVGAVIVKSNQIVSYGYNCTPNGFDDICEDHNGDTKWYVIHAEANAILKMSSSSLSCEGGAIYITHFPCRECCKLIYLSNLKRVIYLYEKNNEGLTFLKKLKIKIEKLILS
- the ureC gene encoding urease subunit alpha — encoded protein: MKKIDRESYASMYGPTKGDKIRLGDTSLWIEIEKDYTIYGDECVFGGGKVIRDGMGQHPFAIRDEGVLDLVLTNAIIIDYWGIVKADIGIKNGIIVGIGKSGNPYFMDGVASNMYIGAGTEVISSENIIVTAGSVDGHVHYICPQLFEVALESGTTTIIGGGSGPATGTIATNCTSGVWNIQRMLKSTDHIPINFIFLASGNSSRPEALIEQIKAGAGGLKIHEDWGSTFHVIDQCLNVAEKLDVQVNIHTDSLNESGYVEDTLKIFKNRTIHTYHTEGAGGGHAPDLLKVISYSNILPSSTSPTMPYTCNTIDEHLDMLMICHHLDSNLPEDIAFAKSRIRSETISAEGILHDIGAISMTSSDSQAMGRIGEIVKRTWQTADKMKKQRGSLNEDHLKNDNFRVKRYISKYTINPAITHGISEYVGSIHVGKMADLVLWKPSFFGVKPELVIKSGMIVYAGMGDPNATIPTPQPFMYRKMFGYFEPKLSSVFVSVNAINNGFFEKNEIKKQVKIIKGCRNLSKKNMILNENTPNLEVDPKTYNVYVNGEKIISHPSDVLPLSQRYFLF
- a CDS encoding ribonuclease HI yields the protein MNKKIHIYTDGSSKGNPGPGGYGIFIEIFFYHFYNRKTISEGFRYTTNNRMELLSVIVGLEKIKNKKQNIVVFTDSKYIINTVQNKWIYKWEKNNFHNKKNVDLWKRFLDLYYEHFITFYWIKSHNSHYINDYCDRLSVEASQKKNLKIDYTYEKQNII
- a CDS encoding 1-acyl-sn-glycerol-3-phosphate acyltransferase, giving the protein MRIIQTSLILLWRAWFFLINVFLIPLWAGASIPFLFKEKHYPIAYWFHQMWARSNLFLMGFWYVLEKDKEILDKNQQYVIISNHSSIMDIMLIYSLMRNHPLVFVGKAELAKLPFFGFVYKKSNILIDRKNLSSCIQVFKKIENKVDSGKSVCIFPEGGVPKPYILLDHFKSGAFFIAIIKKIPIIPFTIADIKTKFPSSSMIKGKPGKIRIKQHHSISTKNLSLKDKNNLKEKCFNLIKYQLEKFERERNK
- a CDS encoding ribose-phosphate pyrophosphokinase; the protein is MNQKVLFFSTRSGLKLSNNIAFYYGNFLGKVRFLEFSDGEYIPCFEESVRGSQVFLIGSTFPPVDNLMELLLMCDAASRASAYNITLVIPYFGWARQDHKDLPRTPIAAKLMANLIVASGATRVMTMDLHADQIQGFFDIPVDHLYASRIFIDYIKKLNIDQLTIASPDMGGAKRARSYAGYLGTDVVVCYKERKKANEIEFMNLIGNVRKKNIILIDDMVDTAGTLTEAANLIKKQGAKSVRAIATHPVLSGNSYDKIDQSAIEELVVTDTIPINKNKIHDKIKVLSCAPLFAEVMQSVHKDESISNKFII